The Deinococcus yavapaiensis KR-236 genomic sequence TACGACATCCTTCTCATCACTGACGAGGTCATGAGCGGTTTCGGCCGCACCGGCACGTACCTGTCCACGCAGCACTACGGCATCCTGCCCGACATCGTGACGAGCGCCAAGGGCCTCACGAGCGGGTACATGCCGCTCGGCGCCGTCATCGTGAATCAGCGTATCGCCGACTTCTTCGAGAACAGCATGCTGTGGGGCGGCCTGACCTACTCCAGCCACCCCGTGAGCTGCGCGGCGGCCCTCGCGAACTTGCAAGTCTACGAAGAAGAGCACCTGTTCGAAAACGCCACGCTGCTCGGCGCTTACCTCGCCGAGCGTCTCGAAGGGATGCGCGCCTCGTACGCCTGCGTCGGGGACGTTCGCTACAAAGGCTTGTTCACGGTGATCGAGCTCGTGCGCGACAAGGAGACGAAAGAACCGCTCGCTCCCTTCAACGGCACCAGCCCGGAGATGCAAAAGCTCGCGGGGCACCTCAAGTCGAAGTACCTCTACGCCTTTTCGCGCTTCAACATGCTCTGGATCTGCCCGCCCCTCGTCATCACTAAGGACGAGCTCGACTTCGCCTTGAGCGCCATCGAAGAAGGCCTCGCCCTCGTAGACGAGATCATCGGCGCTCGGCAAGTCGTTTCCGCCGACGACTGATTCTCGTTCGTGAGGGGCCGCGCCTCTTCCTTCTCTCGCACGTGGAGACTCCCATGACCCAAACTCAGGAACACGTTCAAATCGCTCGCGTCACGCACTGGCTTTCGGGCGCTCCGGTCGCGTCGACGTCGGGGCGCAGCGCTCCCGTCTACAATCCCGCCACGGGTGAAGTGCAAGCCCACGTGGACCTCGCGTCCCTGCAGGAAGTGGACCACGCCGTCGAGATCGCGAAGGCGGCTTTTCCCGCTTGGCGCGCGACGGCGTTGTCCCGCCGCGCGGAGATCATGTTTAAATTCCGCGACCTCGTGGATCGGCATCGGGACGACATCGCCCGAATGCTGACCAAAGAGCACGGCAAGGTGCACTCGGACGCCCTCGGTGAAGTGGCGCGCGGCTTGGAGAACGTCGAGTTCGCGTGCGGCGTTCCGCATCTCCTGAAGGGCGGCTTCTCGGAGGGCGCTTCGCGCGGCGTGGACGTGTACAGCATTCGGCAACCCTTGGGCGTCGTGGCGGGCATCACGCCGTTCAACTTCCCGGCGATGGTGCCGCTGTGGATGCTGGCCAACGCCCTTGCGTGCGGCAACACCTTCATCCTCAAGCCGTCGGAGAAGGATCCCAGCGTGAGCCTCCTGCTCGCCGAGCTTCTGAAGCAAGCGGGGCTGCCCGACGGCGTGTTCGGTGTGGTGCAGGGCGACAAACTCGCGGTGGACCGCCTCTTGGAGCATCCGGATGTGCAAGCTGTTTCCTTCGTGGGCAGCACGCCCATCGCCAAGTACGTGTACGAGACGGGCACGAAGCACGGGAAGCGCGTGCAGGCTCTCGGCGGCGCGAAGAACCACATGGTGGTCCTGCCCGATGCGGACCTCGGGATGGCGGCGGACGCGGCGGTCAGTGCGGCGTACGGCTCGGCAGGAGAGAGGTGCATGGCCATCAGCGCCGTCGTGGCCGTTGGCGGGATCGCCGACGATCTCGTCGCCGCGATCGCCGAGCGCATTCCGAAGCTCAAGGTCGGTCCTGGCAGCGATCCGGACGCCGAGATGGGTCCGCTGATTTCGGGTGAGCATCGCGATCGTGTGGCGGGCTACGTCACGCACGCGCCGCAGGAAGGTGCGACGGTCGTCGTGGACGGAGCTCGGCACGGAGTGGAAGGTGACGGCTTCTTCTACGGACCCGCCCTGCTCGATCACGTGAAGCCGGGCATGCGCTGCTACGAAGACGAGATCTTCGGTCCGGTGCTGGGTGTCGTGCGCGTCGAGACGTACGAGGAAGCCGTGAACCTCGTCAACGCCAACCCGTTCGGCAACGGCGTCGCGATCTTCACGCGCGACGGTGGCGCCGCGCGTCAATTTCAATACGACGTGCAAGTCGGCATGGTCGGTGTCAACGTTCCGATTCCCGTGCCCGTCGCGTACTACTCGTTCGGCGGCTGGAAGGCGAGCCTGTTCGGTGACACCCACATGTACGGTCCCGAGGGCATCAACTTCTACACCCGCGCCAAAGTCGTGACGAGCCGCTGGCCGGACCCCAGTACGAGCAAGGTGGACTTGGGCTTTCCGCGAACGCGTTGATTGCGTCGAACGCCGGGGAGAGGGTATCGCCACCCTCTCCCTCATGTTATGCTCATTCTA encodes the following:
- a CDS encoding CoA-acylating methylmalonate-semialdehyde dehydrogenase, whose protein sequence is MTQTQEHVQIARVTHWLSGAPVASTSGRSAPVYNPATGEVQAHVDLASLQEVDHAVEIAKAAFPAWRATALSRRAEIMFKFRDLVDRHRDDIARMLTKEHGKVHSDALGEVARGLENVEFACGVPHLLKGGFSEGASRGVDVYSIRQPLGVVAGITPFNFPAMVPLWMLANALACGNTFILKPSEKDPSVSLLLAELLKQAGLPDGVFGVVQGDKLAVDRLLEHPDVQAVSFVGSTPIAKYVYETGTKHGKRVQALGGAKNHMVVLPDADLGMAADAAVSAAYGSAGERCMAISAVVAVGGIADDLVAAIAERIPKLKVGPGSDPDAEMGPLISGEHRDRVAGYVTHAPQEGATVVVDGARHGVEGDGFFYGPALLDHVKPGMRCYEDEIFGPVLGVVRVETYEEAVNLVNANPFGNGVAIFTRDGGAARQFQYDVQVGMVGVNVPIPVPVAYYSFGGWKASLFGDTHMYGPEGINFYTRAKVVTSRWPDPSTSKVDLGFPRTR